One stretch of Glycine soja cultivar W05 chromosome 7, ASM419377v2, whole genome shotgun sequence DNA includes these proteins:
- the LOC114418433 gene encoding cell division control protein 2 homolog D-like, whose translation MEKTGAGVVVLSAKEAFEKLEKVGEGTYGKVYRAREKATGKIVALKKTRLHEDQDGVPPTTLREVSILRMLSRDPHVVRLMDVKQGQNKEGKTVLYLVFEYMDTDLKKFIRSFDQPGQNIPPETIKSLMYQLCKGIAFCHGHGILHRDLKPHNLLMDRKTMMLKIADLGLARAFTVPIKKYTHEILTLWYRAPEVLLGATHYSMAVDIWSVGCIFAELVTRRALFPGDSELQQLLHIFRLLGTPNEEVWPGVSKLKDWHEYPQWNSQSLSTAVPGLEELGLDLLSQMLEYEPSKRISAKKAMEHAYFDDLDKRNL comes from the exons ATGGAGAAAACGGGCGCAGGAGTAGTAGTGTTATCGGCGAAGGAGGCATTCGAGAAGCTTGAGAAGGTCGGAGAAGGGACATACGGGAAGGTGTACAGGGCACGAGAGAAGGCCACTGGGAAAATCGTTGCTCTCAAGAAGACTCGTCTTCACGAGGACCAAGACGGTGTTCCTCCCACCACACTTCGCGAGGTTTCCATCTTGCGAATGCTCTCTCGCGATCCCCATGTCGTTAG GTTAATGGATGTGAAGCAAGGCCAGAACAAGGAAGGGAAGACAGTGTTGTACTTGGTGTTTGAGTACATGGACACTgatctcaagaaattcatcCGCTCCTTCGATCAACCGGGACAAAACATTCCACCCGAAACTATCAAA AGCTTGATGTACCAGCTTTGCAAGGGGATTGCTTTCTGCCACGGTCATGGGATCTTGCACAG gGACTTGAAGCCTCACAATCTGTTGATGGACCGAAAAACAATGATGCTTAAAATTGCTGATCTTGGACTCGCTCGGGCATTTACTGTGCCAATTAAGAAATATACACATGAG ATACTAACCCTGTGGTATAGAGCTCCTGAAGTCCTCTTGGGTGCTACCCATTACTCAATGGCAGTGGACATATGGTCCGTTGGCTGCATATTTG CCGAACTTGTCACCAGACGAGCTCTCTTTCCTGGTGATTCCGAGCTTCAACAACTCCTGCATATATTCAG GCTATTGGGTACTCCTAATGAAGAGGTGTGGCCAGGGGTGAGTAAACTAAAGGACTGGCATGAATACCCCCAATGGAACTCTCAAAGTCTGTCAACGGCTGTTCCAGGTTTGGAGGAGCTTGGACTCGATTTGCTATCT CAAATGTTGGAGTATGAACCTTCCAAGAGGATTTCTGCAAAGAAAGCAATGGAACATGCTTACTTCGATGACCTGGACAAGAGGAATCTTTAG
- the LOC114418430 gene encoding signal peptide peptidase-like 4 yields MVSLGAIYSVAYVFMLAATLVLGGDIVHHDDVAPRRPGCENNFVLVKVPTWIDGVENSEYVGVGARFGPTLESKEKRANLSRVVMADPPDCCTKPKNKLTNEIILVHRGKCSFTTKANIADEAGASAILIINYRTELFKMVCEENETDVDIGIPAVMLPQDAGLNLERHIKNNSNVSIQLYSPLRPLVDVAEVFLWLMAVGTILIASYWSAWSAREAAIEQEKLLKDASDDYANTENVGSSGYVEISTVAAILFVVIASCFLVMLYKLMSFWFVEVLVVLFCIGGIEGLQTCLVALLSCFRWFQQPAQTFVKIPFFGAVSYLTVAVTPFCIVFAVVWAVYRRASFAWIGQDILGITLIITVLQIVRIPNLKVGTVLLSCAFLYDIFWVFVSKRWFHESVMIVVARGDKSGEDGIPMLLKIPRLFDPWGGYSIIGFGDIILPGLIVAFSLRYDWLAKKNLRAGYFLWAMSAYGLGLLITYVALNLMDGHGQPALLYIVPFTLGTFLSLGKKRGELKILWTRGEPERHCPHIQEDNQSIDSHH; encoded by the exons ATGGTTTCACTTGGAGCTATATATAGTGTGGCCTATGTGTTCATGCTTGCTGCTACTTTGGTCTTGGGTGGGGATATAGTTCACCATGATGATGTTGCCCCCAGAAGACCTGGTTGTGAGAACAACTTTGTTTTG GTAAAAGTCCCCACTTGGATTGATGGTGTGGAAAACAGTGAGTACGTTGGTGTTGGTGCAAGATTTGGCCCTACATTGGAATCAAAAGAAAAACGGGCCAATCTTTCTAGAGTTGTCATGGCTGATCCGCCTGATTGCTGTACAAAGCCTAAGAATAag CTCACCAACGAGATCATTTTGGTGCACCGAGGAAAATGTAGTTTCACAACCAAGGCAAATATAGCTGATGAAGCTGGTGCTTCAGCCATCCTCATTATAAACTACCGTACAG AACTTTTCAAGATGGtttgtgaagaaaatgaaaCTGATGTTGATATTGGAATACCTGCTGTCATGCTTCCACAAGATGCTGGATTGAACTTGGAAAggcatataaaaaataactccaATG TGTCCATCCAGTTATACTCTCCATTGCGTCCATTGGTTGATGTTGCGGAAGTGTTTCTGTGGCTTATGGCTGTTGGTACCATTTTAATTGCTTCTTATTGGTCTGCCTGGAGTGCTAGAGAAGCAGCAATTGAACAAGAGAAGCTTTTAAAG GATGCTTCAGATGACTATGCTAATACAGAAAATGTTGGTTCCAGTGGTTATGTGGAAATCAGTACTGTAGCAGCAATTTTATTTGTTGTGATTGCTTCTTGCTTCTTGGTTATGCTGTATAAATTAATGTCATTCTGGTTTGTTGAAGTTCTGGTGGTTCTCTTTTGCATAGGTGGGATAGAG GGTCTGCAAACTTGTTTGGTGGCTCTGTTATCATG TTTCAGATGGTTTCAACAACCCGCTCAAACATTTGTGAAGATACCCTTCTTTGGAGCTGTCTCATATCTGACAGTTGCTGTTACTCCATTCTGCATAGTGTTTGCCGTGGTTTGGGCAGTTTATCGCCGTGCATCGTTTGCTTGGATTGGTCAAGATATCCTT GGTATCACATTGATAATTACAGTTCTTCAGATTGTTCGCATACCAAATCTCAAG GTTGGAACTGTTCTTCTCAGTTGTGCCTTCCTATATGACATCTTCTGGGTGTTTGTCTCTAAACGGTGGTTCCATGAGAGTGTGATGATAGTG GTAGCTCGAGGTGATAAGAGTGGAGAAGATGGTATCCCCATGCTTCTCAAGATACCACGTCTGTTTGATCCTTGGGGTGGTTACAGTATCATcggatttggggacataatctTACCAGGACTTATAGTGGCATTTTCACTAAG GTATGATTGGTTGGCAAAGAAGAACCTTCGGGCTGGATACTTCTTGTGGGCAATGTCTGCCTATGGTTTAG GTCTCCTCATCACATATGTGGCTTTGAACTTGATGGATGGGCATGGTCAGCCAGCTTTGCTTTATATAGTCCCATTTACACTAG GCACCTTTTTGTCATTGGGAAAAAAGAGAGGGGAGCTCAAGATTTTATGGACAAGAGGGGAACCAGAAAGGCATTGTCCTCATATCCAAGAGGATAACCAATCAATTGACAGCCACCATTGA
- the LOC114419461 gene encoding putative septum site-determining protein minD homolog, chloroplastic, translated as MGKTTTANIGLSLAHLGFSVVAIDVDVGLCNLDLLPSLENHINYTVIEVLNGDCHLDQALVCDKRWSNFELLCISKPRSKLPLKFGGKAVTWLVDALKARSQGCLDFILIDCPADINTGFITAITPANEAVLITTPDITSLCDVDRVTDLLECDVISLFEQVAWRLVEQDNIC; from the coding sequence ATGGGCAAGACCACCACTGCCAACATCGGCCTCTCCCTCGCCCATCTCGGCTTCTCCGTGGTCGCCATCGACGTCGACGTCGGCCTCTGCAACCTCGACCTCCTCCCCAGCCTCGAGAACCACATCAACTACACCGTGATCGAGGTCCTGAATGGCGACTGCCACCTCGACCAAGCCCTCGTCTGCGACAAGCGTTGGTCCAACTTTGAACTCCTCTGCATCTCCAAACCCCGCTCCAAACTCCCCCTCAAATTCGGTGGCAAGGCCGTTACCTGGCTCGTGGATGCACTAAAAGCACGTTCACAGGGTTGTCTCGACTTCATCCTTATCGACTGCCCCGCCGACATTAACACCGGCTTCATCACCGCCATCACGCCAGCCAACGAGGCTGTCCTCATCACCACCCCCGACATCACTAGCCTCTGCGACGTCGACCGCGTCACCGACCTCCTCGAATGTGACGTAATTTCACTGTTCGAACAAGTCGCGTGGAGGCTCGTGGAGCAAGACAACATTTGTTGA